The following are from one region of the Sporocytophaga myxococcoides genome:
- the kdsB gene encoding 3-deoxy-manno-octulosonate cytidylyltransferase, with the protein MNILGIIPARYASTRFPAKPLIDIGGKSMIRRVYEQAKKAKLLSNVVVATDNNEIFDHVKSFGGNVVMTKEEHPSGTDRCFEALEKTSGNFDFVINIQGDEPFIHPEQIDLLASALNQETELATLVKKIEDQETLFNHNTPKVIFDKYKEAIYFSRQTIPYIRGAEPEQWLSKAAFYKHIGIYAYRSDILKAITSLETGSLEKSESLEQLRWLENGFKIKVEITTYESVGIDVPSDLEKIKDLI; encoded by the coding sequence ATGAATATACTAGGAATAATTCCTGCGAGATATGCTTCTACCAGATTTCCTGCTAAACCTTTGATAGATATAGGTGGAAAATCAATGATCAGAAGGGTTTATGAACAGGCTAAAAAAGCAAAACTACTTTCCAATGTTGTTGTAGCCACTGACAATAATGAAATATTTGACCATGTGAAAAGTTTCGGTGGGAATGTTGTCATGACAAAAGAAGAACATCCAAGCGGAACTGACAGGTGCTTTGAAGCATTGGAAAAAACTTCGGGCAATTTTGATTTTGTTATTAATATTCAGGGAGATGAGCCATTCATTCACCCTGAGCAGATTGACCTTTTGGCTTCTGCACTTAACCAAGAAACTGAACTGGCTACTTTAGTTAAAAAGATAGAAGACCAGGAAACCCTATTCAACCATAATACACCAAAAGTTATTTTTGATAAATATAAAGAAGCTATATACTTCAGCCGTCAGACCATTCCATACATAAGAGGGGCTGAACCTGAGCAATGGCTTTCGAAAGCCGCATTTTACAAGCACATCGGTATCTATGCTTATCGGTCAGATATTCTTAAGGCGATCACTTCTCTTGAGACCGGCAGTCTGGAGAAATCAGAATCTCTGGAACAATTAAGATGGCTGGAGAATGGATTTAAAATAAAAGTAGAGATTACAACTTATGAGAGTGTGGGAATAGATGTTCCTTCTGACCTGGAAAAAATAAAAGATCTGATATAA